The sequence below is a genomic window from Setaria italica strain Yugu1 chromosome IV, Setaria_italica_v2.0, whole genome shotgun sequence.
TTCTCTTGGCCCACCCGATCCGATCAAGCTCCCTGTCTATCTCAGCCTAGTAGTATCACGTCAAATTTCCCCATCCATGGTTCGCTAGATTGTTGATCGATAGGTTCGCTTAGCCTCGATCTGTTACTTTAGGTTGTTGCCGTCCTGGGTAGTGAATTTTTTCTCGGACGAAATCATGCCGATTGTCGTATAATTATGTTTCCATTCAAATAGATTGATTGTATTGTCAAAATTAAGAAGGTTGAATCACGCCTAGCATGTTGCCGGCCTGTGATCCGTTTGCGGTCACCTTGGCCAGAAGGATATGTATAAATTTTGGGAAGTACTGCTAACTGATTCGTGTCGATACGCTGATCCCGTTTCTGGTTATACTGTTGAATCCTGTCTATATTTGCCGTTTGTGTGTGTTGAATTGCCATGCGGTGTAATTAGCATGTTGGCACCTCGACTGCACCTATCTAATCAGGATGTACGTGGTGTTGTTTGAATTCATGGTTCACCCTGAGTTCTCTGTTTCAGTGATCATCTAGTTCATCTGATATTCCTTAGTTGCATGAGAAACTGGTTTTCTTACATGGTTAAATTTGGGAGAcagaggctaaattttagcgctgtcacatcggatgttcggatgctaattaggatgattaaatatgagctaattacaaaactaatagcagaactcctaggctaaatcgcgagacgaatctattaagtctaattaatccatcattagcgaatggttactgtagcaccacattgtcaaatcatggactaattaggcttaatagattcgtctcgcgatttagcctaggggttgtgcaattagttttgtaattaaccaaatatttaatactcctaattagtatccaaacatccgatgtgacaggggctaaattttaacccctgtgtgccaaacagccccttattGCTTCAGTCTCGGTTTGCAAGCCTAGACTCATCCCTCTAGTGTGTCATGCATGGTTGATCTTGGAATGCTCCTTGTGGTAAACATGCTTACCTGCGGTTGTTCCTTTGGAGTCAATTGTCATGAGATATATAGTCTGCATGTTGCATAATCTGATGCTATCCCATGCCATTACCAACATTGTGATCTAGCTGGTATATGAGGTCAATGTGTTCTTGAAGTAGTAGCATAATGCTGTATGTGCAAGTTTTGGACTGAGTTTCAGTATAGTTATTCGAGTGTTAATTTCATCTGTTTAAAATATTGATGCTAAATAAGAATTCAGAACTTGGCGCCTAATTATTATTTGCAAGCATGAGGAATCAAAACTGTTACTTTTGTGTTATGTGAATGAacaaattaattgcataagCTGTTCTGTGGACGAACAATCAATTGCATAAGGTTcatatgaatatatgatataGGTGTATGCCGCTATATTTCCAAGATGTGTGGTGCCTTGCCTATCAAATGCAAACTATGCCTTTTCATGTTCATATATACACTTCAGCGAGACCTGTTATTTGACCTTTTGTGATTTTTTACAGTCGTAGTGCTGCAAAGTCTAATGTCTGAATCTGGTGTTGCCATGCAGAGGACTTAGACAAGATGGTGGCCAATGGTGACGCACCCGCCAGAGGGAGTACCGCAGCAGCTGCAAGCCTGCGCAGGCGTAGAACCACGAGCGGTGCtgctggcgctggcgctggtGCCAGCTCCATGCTTCAGTTCTACACCGATGAGGCCGCCGGGCGCAAGATGTCCCCGAACACCGTTCTGATAATGAGCATTGGGATCGTCGCTGTTGTTGCTATGCTGCATGTTTTCGGGAAGCTGTACCGCACCTCCAACTAGGTTGCTGTTACCGTGCCCAGGAAAGCAGAGTCTGTCAAGACAGGAACCTTGTAGAGCGATTCTAATGGATAGCAAGTGACTATCAAATTCTGAAGCGGTTTTGGTGTTGTAAAAGTTTATAGACCTTGCAATGCCGAGCTGTGGCGCCATGGCGTGCTAGCCCGACTCCGACCGGAAGTGGGAACCCATCGTCGCCGTGGCGTCCGAGTTCGATTGGCGCGCGAATTTGCAACAGCCAAGCCAGATATATGTATTCCGTACCACGGAAGGAGGGAACCGTAATCCCCAAATCCAATTGCGCTGTCGCTGCTCGCCTATTCTGGCCATCGCCATGCCGGACCACGTAATCGCCTCCTCCCAATTCTCGAGCCCCGCTTCATCTTCATGGGCCCTCCTAGACGAGTTCGCGACCATCGGCGACCGCAGGAACGCGAGTCTCCCCCTGGTTCGCCAGCTTCTCCGGCCAGAGCGCGAGTACAAAAGGAAGCCCCAGGTCCTTAACGCCACCGACTCACTCGTCCTCATGCGCATGGCCGTCTTCCCGGAGCacggcggccgcgccgtcgACTACTTTGTCTGCAATTTTTTCATCTACAATTTTTTcgtgaatacgcaggagagctgcgtatctttatattaagaagGAATAACGTTTATAGAAATGTTACAACGCGGGTCAACCAGACACACGCACACGGAATGTCTAGAACACTTAGTTACATGTGAAAATAACCGCAACCAAACTGAAAAAGAAGCGCAGAGAAGCTATCCAAGCTCCAACACTCCTGCCGTCGGCCACACAAGACTTGCGTCGATGACCACCGCACGCAACGTATCCCTACGACTTCTCGCGTTCAACCCTCGCACGTTCCAAACAAGAATGTTGTGATTGCACGAATCCATGAAGCTTGGCGACACTGGAGGAACACGTCCCACATCAGCAGACCATTGTTGCGGCGGTTGCCTGGTTGGTTATCAGCATGAGCTCCGCGTCAGAGAGCGCGTTCGCGGTCGGGAAGATGTCGTGGAGAGCCGCGAAGTGGCGGGGCTGCATCGTCGACGCGAGAAACTTGTCAAATTCCTTCCCCATCACCTGCTCAGCTTCATCATTGCGGGATATGATCCCTAGCTTCTTCATCGCAAGAATTTCCCCTTTCTTCGATGGCCGAACGGCGTTAAGTGGTTGGCTGGCGATCCTGCCGCTGCGCCGCCTGTGCGTTGGAGCCGGTCTTGCCACTGTACCGTTCGCCCGCGGCAAGGAAGCGAGCAGCGCTTAGAGGGCAAGGCGCACGCTGCTAAGGAAAATAACTGTCTTGACTTTGGCCGCAGTGGTGCTGGCAGTGTCTGGTGGGGAGGGCGATGACGCCAATGCCAGTGGCTACTGGTCATCTGCGCGCGTATCCTATTGTGCTCGAGGTCGCACGGTGTTGCCTGCGACCATTGCCGGACTACGCCTGCCTACCGGTGTCCAGTGTTCAGAAGCATCCTGAGTGGACTCAATGACTGTTGGAACCACACGGTTCGTGGCGTTCCGGTCCTGTTCACTCTGGTTTCTTGGCCGGCGACGGTATGTGCAGATGGTGGGTGATGGTAACGCTGTGCCGCCCGACAGAACGGGAGCCTGGTTTGAAAGCAGTGGGAGCGTGGACTCCGTTCGCATTGGGTCCACTGAGCGGTGGATGTGACGGCTTCTTACTGGCAGCTATTGTTCGTCGACGCACAAGAGGGAGTGGGCGTGCAAATCCCGACCGGCATTCTCCCGCGAACCTGGCAGCCCCTCCCGTAAGGGCGGCCACGGCAGGTCGCGGTCCGGGTGCGTCTACAGCAGCCCGCGCCCCCGCGGGCGATTGGAACGGCTGCTGGCCCCTGACGGAAGCATTCTTCCCCGCGCGTCGACGAGCGACGATGGATGGAGTGTCCATCAGAAGATGCCGTCGGGGATGGCGTCTGTCCGTGGGCTATCTACAATGCCGGCGGCCCCGGGAACAAGCTACCGTCACTCGAACTCATCCCGGGCCCCTACCTGAAGATCTACTGTGATGTCCGACCCCGAATCTCTCGAGTTAACCCTAatctgagtccctaatcccctgtCTCAACTTTACCAAGCccaagtgctcaacctccagtccggtcccgacccctgtgacccgacccctctccgctggcccccagttccgaccccgccgaccccaactcacccgccggatccttctaagtcttcacAGCAGGctctctctcaatctgagcagtggaccatccgagactgaccggtggacccacaaaaatcttttcccagatcttccgcgacagacgcactcgagtagcatgcccgcttcagagattccccgccgcgtggctcgtttcctccgacacccgccgctccgccccgtcgctggccacgaccggatggattctcgcacccccttcccccaatcacagcggaagctcctctgctactctttctgcagcacctcaccgcccgcgcccatcatcacgtcgCCAGgtcccggctgcaaggcccgaggTCTCCCATCTTTTCCGTAGCCCTTCcccagtcgcgccgcccaggtccgcgctacgcgacgattcctcctccgccaaccccggccCTAGccgcgacaactcctttccTGCCTTGTCAGCGCAGCGCTCCGAcggtctgttgcttcgcgctcgcccgggCGACTGCAGCCCACCTGTCGTCTCACCCGAGCAACCTCGCTCCTAGCGCCGTTCCCTCTGTCACATCCATCatatccgccgcacgacgacgcccgcctccaccaaatctcaaccaccggcaaacccgcgcctgcgccgccccgacgccagtgcccaatgaccgccggcgtcatccccgaagtcctgctccaccgctctcgttgctcaatcgccgccctggcagcgcactccatcgttcttcccggtcttcacgCCGCTCCAACTCTTTCGATCTgctgcgcagctataaaagggaatgccggagccccgccggagttccccttcgccatcgctgcccttccgccttgctctctgtttcgtgctcgagcgctacagcctaagtccctgcggaactctcctctccgctccccggCCGCCCTTCCcacccaatccacccagccgcttgctcctccgtgctgtgctaaagcttgcttgtagtccacaagaagccccgctgccgccggagcaccaccggacctcgccgctgtcccaaccttagtccttccgcacaagtctgtttcttcccgaccccaagctttcccgGTAAGACaaaggtaggctgccgacctttgtccgtctcatccgaccccttctgttcgtccgaccttTGTCCGTCTTGTCCGACCCCTTccatccgcccgacccctgttccgtcttgcccgaccctatctattttgccgaccctttctccgcctcgcccgagggctcggctgtatcctttttctagacccgagggtatatgtgtaaagatgTGGGGACTTCTCAGcgttaagtctaaggacccccaACATATCTAtccctctagtctaagggtcagatcgtaagcttctttccatccgacccttttgccttgttcttctccaactcaagcgaactccccacctttttccgtaACTATGCTACCAAGTTTCTGAGCTaggacttgcaagtgttgctgttgaaataaccgtctaaagtgctaactcttgcattgcattcgtgtagagctgcatctcgccgatggcttctacgagttgtacccggcgccagaagaaggagttgtagccgagctcccgcctccagaagtcgaagccgccccagcagaagaccctttcccttcctcctcgtttgaaggcaagcgccggatgcatgaaacccctatgtttcccaaacttgcgcatgccttctgcatcttgtttgtgcatttacgtataggagttgtttgcaaccctagatatataacttagacccccatgatctgaacactagctgttggaccgagtagctgctttgcttaaataggaagcggtaaaatttgagtgatttcctgtcactcgcgagttgtaggagttggttgttttcctcctgtcacaactataaggacgatggacggggcagggttttggttaactttttggtggacggttgattgccccgtctgtctataaaattttgttaaggcccgacagtggtggtgttcgtgatcaagtgtttgaaagtactaacctcatacttattatgggatgaggaagcctagtaccggattgcacctagacgtgagcggtcgccccattgtccttggaacggagtttcccctgctagctgtcgcacgtggtggcaagtgtggtcacagaacggcagaggccgggtctgtggaaccttgcaccaaaggaaatgggcccaacacgggttacGGGATTGATGGgaaaggccgacacaggaagtgaccctcggtggtgcgcggatgtcgtgaggttaggttcaccatgcatggttaaagaactcgaatcgattcgtctgcctctcacagtttgagactgcttgatcgctatgtcaccctgagtaatgaTGGAATCTGATGATAACTTGGTCTCgatgatgttatataccctctgtttggttctatgtttgcttagagtaagttgctaacctagaccggataatgaacttggaacctgagctaaaacttgaaaataggaatctacatagtgcttttggcaaacaaacccctcagccaaagagccttgcatgtctagaaaggtggagtagctttactcctgtcggttaagtcttgttgagcttagtagctcagccttgttgtggctttccttttcaggtgaggttgccgctcccgagtcttcttctgttggtacttggccgccccaactccctccgggttggacggttgagtgggatccctcctcggacggcgaggagagggatcactgacgtcctggctggcctcaccagggacgtccgacccccggCGTTTAGCTTCCGTTTgcttaccttctgttgttttacttctaaaccttgtaaaactctaatgtttgttttatggccgaactaaatggttaagctgtttaactcagtggacttgttgtattctctggaacccctcaccttcgtgtgagtttgctaactcgatcctgttcaagtggttaaatcggatgaaatccgacggcacttcgtgttaacttggctaaggcatgagtgtcgcgtgttaggcgacgtaaccatgtttaaccaagctaatccgaagtggatccgccacatctACAATCCCCCACAGATCGGCATCCTCCcctgcggcggcgagggggaaCACGAGCACTACGCCGTCGTCTTCCCCGCCCAGCGGTTCGAGGCACGCTGGGACTACGGGATGCGTGTGTGCTTATCGGAGAGCCAAACGGGGATCACCAAGATGGCCACGGTCACCGAGGATCGTGAGACGGGGTGCTACGACGTGCTGAGGCATAAGCCCTCCAAGGCCGTCCCCGCTAGCGGGAACGGGCTCGCGTGGATCGACCTATGGGGCGGCGTCCTGCTGTGCAACGTGCTCGACGACGACCCCGTCCTGCGGGTGCTCCAATGGCCCGTGCCGCCGACCCGCAACGCGTGCATCGAGATGCACACTGCTCGGTCAATCTGGGACGTGGCGGTGACTGTGAGCAACGATGACGAGGTCATAAGGTTCGTCGAGCTGAGCTTTGATGATGACAATGGTGGTGATCGTGGTTGTGGTTGGACGGCCTCCGTGTGGAAGAGGGAGGTTGGTTCGGAGTATTGGTACAAGTGTTTCGAGGCTAACCTCACCAGCATCTTGGCCTACAATTCGAGGTTCTCGCATTTGCATTGTAAGGTGTGGGATGACGATTTGCCGAATGCAATTTCACCAAAGCTTGCTGAGCGTCTATAGGAATCTCATTTCCCTCTACAAGACCATTTCTTCAGATTTTTAATCACATCAGAGGAAGGCTGGCTATTCCATTCTTTATGAAGATTATCATTTTGATGTCACGGAGCATTTGGACAACAAGAAATGATTGGTTATTCAAAATATTGATTCATTGGTGGTTGACTGTAAAAGAAAGTTTATGACCTGATTCTCCTTGATGTTGCATAGAGCAAAACCATCTTCGGCTGCCACATATAATTTAAAAGGAACACCATGCTTTGGCGCCTGAGAAACGGGCGGTGAAGATAAGTAATTCTTGATTTCCTCAAATGCTTCTTGCTGTTTTGCCCCCAAGTAAAATCAGCTTCATTCTTCAACTGAAGTAAAGGAGTAAATGCATTCACCTTCCACGACAGAACACCATGCTTTGGCGCCTGAGAAATGGGCGGTGAAGACAAGTAATTCTTGATTTCCTCAAATGCTTCTTGCTGTTTTGCCCCCAAGTAAAATCAGCTTCATTCTTCAACTGAAGTAAAGGAGTAAATGCATTCACCTTCCACGACAGGTTGCACATAAATCTTCTCAAATATTTCACTTTGCTCAGAAACTTTTGCAACTCTCTTTTGCAAGCAGAAACTTATAGTTTTCTAATCGATTCAATCTTTTTAGGATCAATCTCAACACCTTTCTCATACACTACAAAATCCAAGAACTTCCTAGCCGATACACCAAAAACACATTTGACAGGATTTATTTTTAAACCATATCGACGCATTTTCTCAAATGCAAGCCTCAAATCAGCCAAATGAGATCCTGGCCCGGCCGATTTTATCACAATATCATCAATATACACTTCCAGCACTACTCCAAGCAAATCATGAAAATCAAATTcatagccctttgataagtagcaccagcattcttcgaACCAAAAGTCATAACGATCCACTCAAACAAACCAACAAACCCTGGACACACAAAGACCGTTTTGGATACATCCTCTTCAGCCATAaagatttgattgtatccaacattaccatcaagaaagctaatcATTCTATGTCCAGATGCAGCATTAATAAGCACATCGActataggcataggatattcatcttttggtgaagctcTATTAAGATTTCTAAAATCAATGCATACTCTGAGCTTACCCATGCTCTTCTTCTCAATAGGCATAATATTAGAAACCCAATCAGCATATCGATAAGGCCTAATAAACTTAGCATCAAGTAACCGATTGATCTCTTCTTTCACTCGGTCATAAATAATAGGATTGAAACACCTAGCAGGTTGTTTATGAGGCCTAAAACCAACTTAATGGGCAGCTTGTTCTCAACTAGCTCACGGCTTAAACCAGGTATTTCAGTATAATTCCATGCAAAATAGTCGACATACTCTTTAGTAACTTTATTAAATCGGCCTTAAAAGCAGGCTCAAGATTTTTGTTTACAAATGTCAGCCTTGATACAGTACCATCACCAATATC
It includes:
- the LOC111256968 gene encoding protein transport protein Sec61 subunit beta-like; its protein translation is MVANGDAPARGSTAAAASLRRRRTTSGAAGAGAGASSMLQFYTDEAAGRKMSPNTVLIMSIGIVAVVAMLHVFGKLYRTSN